One Haemorhous mexicanus isolate bHaeMex1 chromosome 19, bHaeMex1.pri, whole genome shotgun sequence genomic window carries:
- the RILPL1 gene encoding RILP-like protein 1 isoform X2 produces MDGGGGGVPPALEKNAAELTVMDVYDIASAVGQEFERVIDQHGCEAIARLMPKVVRVLEILEVLVSRNHINPEMEELRLELDRLRLERMDRIEKERKHQKELELVEDVWRGEAQDLLTQIAQLQEENKQLMTNLSHKDINFTEEEFQKHEGMSERERQVMKKLKEVVDKQRDEIRAKDRELGLKNEDVEALQQQQNRLMKINHDLRHRITVVEAQGKALIEQKVELEAYLQTKEQEMSNLRAELGKLREKLQGEDSQASQNGEEVKAEPNNEDCLSESEKMAMDLKDPNRPRFTLQELRDVLHERNELKSRVFLLQEELLYYKSEEMEEETRSPQPTPIIQPKPSTQPESGIKRLIFTAIMPMVAAGLIPDDPTLQPIRRLVSLV; encoded by the exons ATggacggcggcggcggcggggtgCCGCCCGCCCTGGAGAAGAACGCGGCGGAGCTGACGGTCATGGACGTGTACGACATCGCCTCGGCCGTGGGGCAGGAGTTTGAGCGGGTGATCGATCAGCACGGCTGCGAGGCCATCGCCCGCCTCATGCCCAAGGTGGTGCGGGTGCTGGAGatcctggaggtgctggtgagCCGCAACCACATCAACCCCGAGATGGAGGAGCTGCGCCTGGAGCTCGACCGCCTGCGCCTGGAGAGGATGGACCGCATCGAGAAGGAGAGGAAGCACCAGAAG GAATTAGAACTGGTGGAGGATGTCTGGAGAGGGGAAGCACAGGATCTTCTTACCCAAattgcacagctccaggaggaaaataaacaacTGATGACAAACTTGTCTCACAAAGACATTAATTTCACAGAAGAGGAATTTCAGAAGCATGAAG GGATGTCAGAGAGAGAGCGGCAAGTCATGAAGAAGCTGAAGGAAGTGGTAGATAAACAGAGAGATGAAATCAGGGCAAAGGACCGGGAACTCGGACTCAAAAATGAGGATGTAGAGGCT ctgcagcagcagcagaacaggtTGATGAAGATTAACCACGACCTGAGGCACCGCATCACGGTGGTTGAGGCCCAGGGGAAGGCGCTGATCGAGCAGAAGGTGGAGCTGGAAGCGTATCTGCAAACCAAGGAGCAGGAGATGAGCaacctgagagcagagctgggcaagcTCAGAGAAAAGCTGCAGGGTGAGGACAGCCAGGCCAGCCAAAATGGGGAGGAAGTAAAG GCAGAACCAAACAATGAAGATTGTCTCTCTGAGTCAGAGAAGATGGCAATGGACTTGAAAGATCCCAATCGCCCAAGATTCACCCTGCAGGAGCTCCGGGATGTCCTTCACGAGAGGAATGAACTGAAGTCCAGAGTGTTTTTGCTTCAGGAGGAGCTTTTATATTACAAAAG tgaggaaatggaagaagaaaCTAGATCCCCACAGCCTACACCCATAATTCAGCCAAAACCCTCAACTCAGCCTGAATCTGGAATCAAACGACT GATCTTTACAGCCATAATGCCCATGGTAGCAGCTGGATTGATTCCAGACGATCCCACATTGCAGCCAATAAGAAGACTTGTGTCCCtt GTTTAG
- the KMT5A gene encoding N-lysine methyltransferase KMT5A isoform X1 gives MTAGGRAGHGSGADLPPLLLGKNMPKTRAGGVEKASPESAERKGPSRPRAGGENVFIGQSKIYSYLNPNKAPGARPPLQEENSVMYHEVKCQGKTLKETYRKGAGKKNGGKIVEGAVKSEDQKDKEGGCNPSVPSSDQNQETVETQKTPLPADSAEEANAKPAQKKMVKAKRGPRKKTQGRAPNRKVTDYYPVRRSSRKSKSELETEERRKIDELITSGKEEGMKIDYIDGKGRGVIATKHFNRGEFVVEYHGDLIEITDAKKREAVYAQDPSTGCYMYYFQYLSKTYCVDATKETNRLGRLINHSKCGNCQTKLHDIDGVPHLILIASRDIKAGEELLYDYGDRSKASIEAHPWLKH, from the exons ATGACCGCGGGCGGCAGAGCCGGACATGGCTCAGGCGCCGATCTTCCCCCGTTGCTCCTAGGGAAGAACATGCCCAAGACCAGGGCGGGCGGCGTGGAGAAGGCAAGCCCCGAGAGCGCCGAGAGGAAGGGCCCTAGCCGCCCCCGGGCCGGCGGG GAGAATGTGTTTATTGGTCAGTCCAAAATCTACAGCTACCTGAATCCAAACAAAGCTCCTGGTGCTCGCCCCCCGCTTCAAGAAGAAAACTCTGTCATGTATCACGAGGTGAAATGTCAGGGCAAAACACTAAAGGAAACCTACAGGAAAGGAGCTG GAAAAAAGAATGGTGGCAAAATAGTTGAAGGTGCTGTGAAATCAGAAGACCAGAAGGACAAGGAAGGTGGGTGCAATCCTTCAGTGCCCTCCTCTGATCAAAACCAAGAAACTGTGGAAACCCAAAAGACTCCCCTGCCTGCAGACAGTGCTGAGGAGGCCAATGCAAAGCCAGCTCAGAAGAAGATGGTTAAAGCAAAACGAGGACCAAGGAAAAA AACACAAGGAAGAGCACCAAACCGAAAAGTGACAGATTATTATCCTGTTAGAAGAAGTTCCAGGAAGAGTAAATCTGAATTGGAG ActgaggaaaggaggaaaatagaTGAGCTGATTACAAGtgggaaagaagaaggaatGAAG ATTGATTATATTGATGGCAAAGGGAGAGGAGTAATTGCTACTAAACATTTTAATCGAGGAGAATTTGTGGTTGAATATCACGGGGATCTCATCGAGATCACTGATGCCAAGAAACGAGAGGCTGTGTATGCTCAAGACCCATCCACAGGCTGCTACATGTACTATTTCCAGTACCTCAGCAAAACCTACTG TGTCGATGCTACGAAAGAAACGAATCGTCTGGGGAGGCTCATTAATCACAGCAAGTGTGGCAATTGTCAGACCAAGCTCCACGACATCGATGGTGTGCCTCATCTCATCCTCATAGCTTCCAGGGACATTAAGGCAGGTGAAGAACTGTTGTACGACTATGGAGACAGAAGCAAAGCTTCCATTGAAGCTCACCCGTGGCTGAAACACTAA
- the RILPL1 gene encoding RILP-like protein 1 isoform X3: MDGGGGGVPPALEKNAAELTVMDVYDIASAVGQEFERVIDQHGCEAIARLMPKVVRVLEILEVLVSRNHINPEMEELRLELDRLRLERMDRIEKERKHQKELELVEDVWRGEAQDLLTQIAQLQEENKQLMTNLSHKDINFTEEEFQKHEGMSERERQVMKKLKEVVDKQRDEIRAKDRELGLKNEDVEALQQQQNRLMKINHDLRHRITVVEAQGKALIEQKVELEAYLQTKEQEMSNLRAELGKLREKLQGEDSQASQNGEEVKAEPNNEDCLSESEKMAMDLKDPNRPRFTLQELRDVLHERNELKSRVFLLQEELLYYKSEEMEEETRSPQPTPIIQPKPSTQPESGIKRLPQFKKIFGTREKL, from the exons ATggacggcggcggcggcggggtgCCGCCCGCCCTGGAGAAGAACGCGGCGGAGCTGACGGTCATGGACGTGTACGACATCGCCTCGGCCGTGGGGCAGGAGTTTGAGCGGGTGATCGATCAGCACGGCTGCGAGGCCATCGCCCGCCTCATGCCCAAGGTGGTGCGGGTGCTGGAGatcctggaggtgctggtgagCCGCAACCACATCAACCCCGAGATGGAGGAGCTGCGCCTGGAGCTCGACCGCCTGCGCCTGGAGAGGATGGACCGCATCGAGAAGGAGAGGAAGCACCAGAAG GAATTAGAACTGGTGGAGGATGTCTGGAGAGGGGAAGCACAGGATCTTCTTACCCAAattgcacagctccaggaggaaaataaacaacTGATGACAAACTTGTCTCACAAAGACATTAATTTCACAGAAGAGGAATTTCAGAAGCATGAAG GGATGTCAGAGAGAGAGCGGCAAGTCATGAAGAAGCTGAAGGAAGTGGTAGATAAACAGAGAGATGAAATCAGGGCAAAGGACCGGGAACTCGGACTCAAAAATGAGGATGTAGAGGCT ctgcagcagcagcagaacaggtTGATGAAGATTAACCACGACCTGAGGCACCGCATCACGGTGGTTGAGGCCCAGGGGAAGGCGCTGATCGAGCAGAAGGTGGAGCTGGAAGCGTATCTGCAAACCAAGGAGCAGGAGATGAGCaacctgagagcagagctgggcaagcTCAGAGAAAAGCTGCAGGGTGAGGACAGCCAGGCCAGCCAAAATGGGGAGGAAGTAAAG GCAGAACCAAACAATGAAGATTGTCTCTCTGAGTCAGAGAAGATGGCAATGGACTTGAAAGATCCCAATCGCCCAAGATTCACCCTGCAGGAGCTCCGGGATGTCCTTCACGAGAGGAATGAACTGAAGTCCAGAGTGTTTTTGCTTCAGGAGGAGCTTTTATATTACAAAAG tgaggaaatggaagaagaaaCTAGATCCCCACAGCCTACACCCATAATTCAGCCAAAACCCTCAACTCAGCCTGAATCTGGAATCAAACGACT TCCACAgttcaaaaaaatatttggcaCAAGGGAGAAGCTGTGA
- the RILPL1 gene encoding RILP-like protein 1 isoform X1 yields MDGGGGGVPPALEKNAAELTVMDVYDIASAVGQEFERVIDQHGCEAIARLMPKVVRVLEILEVLVSRNHINPEMEELRLELDRLRLERMDRIEKERKHQKELELVEDVWRGEAQDLLTQIAQLQEENKQLMTNLSHKDINFTEEEFQKHEGMSERERQVMKKLKEVVDKQRDEIRAKDRELGLKNEDVEALQQQQNRLMKINHDLRHRITVVEAQGKALIEQKVELEAYLQTKEQEMSNLRAELGKLREKLQGEDSQASQNGEEVKAEPNNEDCLSESEKMAMDLKDPNRPRFTLQELRDVLHERNELKSRVFLLQEELLYYKSEEMEEETRSPQPTPIIQPKPSTQPESGIKRLFSFFSRDKKRMQASQKNVHFQETFGEWSHSNRDDSYMEQGQEALQHL; encoded by the exons ATggacggcggcggcggcggggtgCCGCCCGCCCTGGAGAAGAACGCGGCGGAGCTGACGGTCATGGACGTGTACGACATCGCCTCGGCCGTGGGGCAGGAGTTTGAGCGGGTGATCGATCAGCACGGCTGCGAGGCCATCGCCCGCCTCATGCCCAAGGTGGTGCGGGTGCTGGAGatcctggaggtgctggtgagCCGCAACCACATCAACCCCGAGATGGAGGAGCTGCGCCTGGAGCTCGACCGCCTGCGCCTGGAGAGGATGGACCGCATCGAGAAGGAGAGGAAGCACCAGAAG GAATTAGAACTGGTGGAGGATGTCTGGAGAGGGGAAGCACAGGATCTTCTTACCCAAattgcacagctccaggaggaaaataaacaacTGATGACAAACTTGTCTCACAAAGACATTAATTTCACAGAAGAGGAATTTCAGAAGCATGAAG GGATGTCAGAGAGAGAGCGGCAAGTCATGAAGAAGCTGAAGGAAGTGGTAGATAAACAGAGAGATGAAATCAGGGCAAAGGACCGGGAACTCGGACTCAAAAATGAGGATGTAGAGGCT ctgcagcagcagcagaacaggtTGATGAAGATTAACCACGACCTGAGGCACCGCATCACGGTGGTTGAGGCCCAGGGGAAGGCGCTGATCGAGCAGAAGGTGGAGCTGGAAGCGTATCTGCAAACCAAGGAGCAGGAGATGAGCaacctgagagcagagctgggcaagcTCAGAGAAAAGCTGCAGGGTGAGGACAGCCAGGCCAGCCAAAATGGGGAGGAAGTAAAG GCAGAACCAAACAATGAAGATTGTCTCTCTGAGTCAGAGAAGATGGCAATGGACTTGAAAGATCCCAATCGCCCAAGATTCACCCTGCAGGAGCTCCGGGATGTCCTTCACGAGAGGAATGAACTGAAGTCCAGAGTGTTTTTGCTTCAGGAGGAGCTTTTATATTACAAAAG tgaggaaatggaagaagaaaCTAGATCCCCACAGCCTACACCCATAATTCAGCCAAAACCCTCAACTCAGCCTGAATCTGGAATCAAACGACT GTTTAGTTTCTTCTCTCGTGATAAGAAACGCATGCAGGCGTCACAGAAAAATGTCCACTTCCAGGAAACTTTTGGAGAATGGTCACATTCAAACAGAGATGATTCCTACATGGAACAAGGACAAGAAGCCCTGCAGCACCTGTGA
- the RILPL2 gene encoding RILP-like protein 2 gives MERGRDGEEELEEEEEDEGEDEDGGPESALEKSPFQLTAADVYDISSVVGRDLLQLRAGPQLPAARARLQFRIVRVLEMLEALVSESSVVEEQLRRERDSLRRELEQLRAAARGSAPQPSLGPDQMVIDLTDPNRPRFTLQELRDVLQERNQLKAQLLVVQEELQCYKSGIISQKRDQTEELDKEASGSSAGTRKDSEEKTIIKRLFSFKHGK, from the exons ATGGAGCGGGGCCGGGAcggggaggaggagctggaggaggaggaggaggatgagggtgaggatgaggatggcgGCCCGGAGAGCgccctggagaagagcccgTTCCAGCTGACGGCCGCGGATGTCTACGACATCTCCTCCGTGGTGGGCCGAGACCTGCTGCAGCTCCGCGCCGGGCCGCAGCtgcccgccgcccgcgcccggCTGCAGTTCAGGATCGTCAGGGtgctggagatgctggaggCGCTGGTGAGCGAGAGCAGCGTGGTCGAGGAGCAGCTGCGGCGGGAGCGGGACAGCCTCCGgcgggagctggagcagctgcggGCGGCGGCCCGCGGGAGCGCCCCGCAG CCCAGCCTTGGACCAGATCAAATGGTGATAGACCTCACAGACCCCAACCGGCCCCGGTTCACGTTACAAGAGCTCCGAGATGTATTGCAAGAGAGGAACCAGCTGAAAGCTCAGCTTCTGGTGGTGCAAGAGGAGCTACAGTGCTATAAGAG TGGGATCATCTCACAGAAAAGGGACCAAACTGAAGAACTGGACAAAGAAGccagtggcagcagtgctggcaccagAAAGGACAGTGAAGAGAAGACAATCATCAAACGGCT gttttcttttaaacatgGAAAATGA
- the KMT5A gene encoding N-lysine methyltransferase KMT5A isoform X2, producing the protein MTAGGRAGHGSGADLPPLLLGKNMPKTRAGGVEKASPESAERKGPSRPRAGGENVFIGQSKIYSYLNPNKAPGARPPLQEENSVMYHEVKCQGKTLKETYRKGAGKKNGGKIVEGAVKSEDQKDKEGGCNPSVPSSDQNQETVETQKTPLPADSAEEANAKPAQKKMVKAKRGPRKKTQGRAPNRKVTDYYPVRRSSRKSKSELEIDYIDGKGRGVIATKHFNRGEFVVEYHGDLIEITDAKKREAVYAQDPSTGCYMYYFQYLSKTYCVDATKETNRLGRLINHSKCGNCQTKLHDIDGVPHLILIASRDIKAGEELLYDYGDRSKASIEAHPWLKH; encoded by the exons ATGACCGCGGGCGGCAGAGCCGGACATGGCTCAGGCGCCGATCTTCCCCCGTTGCTCCTAGGGAAGAACATGCCCAAGACCAGGGCGGGCGGCGTGGAGAAGGCAAGCCCCGAGAGCGCCGAGAGGAAGGGCCCTAGCCGCCCCCGGGCCGGCGGG GAGAATGTGTTTATTGGTCAGTCCAAAATCTACAGCTACCTGAATCCAAACAAAGCTCCTGGTGCTCGCCCCCCGCTTCAAGAAGAAAACTCTGTCATGTATCACGAGGTGAAATGTCAGGGCAAAACACTAAAGGAAACCTACAGGAAAGGAGCTG GAAAAAAGAATGGTGGCAAAATAGTTGAAGGTGCTGTGAAATCAGAAGACCAGAAGGACAAGGAAGGTGGGTGCAATCCTTCAGTGCCCTCCTCTGATCAAAACCAAGAAACTGTGGAAACCCAAAAGACTCCCCTGCCTGCAGACAGTGCTGAGGAGGCCAATGCAAAGCCAGCTCAGAAGAAGATGGTTAAAGCAAAACGAGGACCAAGGAAAAA AACACAAGGAAGAGCACCAAACCGAAAAGTGACAGATTATTATCCTGTTAGAAGAAGTTCCAGGAAGAGTAAATCTGAATTGGAG ATTGATTATATTGATGGCAAAGGGAGAGGAGTAATTGCTACTAAACATTTTAATCGAGGAGAATTTGTGGTTGAATATCACGGGGATCTCATCGAGATCACTGATGCCAAGAAACGAGAGGCTGTGTATGCTCAAGACCCATCCACAGGCTGCTACATGTACTATTTCCAGTACCTCAGCAAAACCTACTG TGTCGATGCTACGAAAGAAACGAATCGTCTGGGGAGGCTCATTAATCACAGCAAGTGTGGCAATTGTCAGACCAAGCTCCACGACATCGATGGTGTGCCTCATCTCATCCTCATAGCTTCCAGGGACATTAAGGCAGGTGAAGAACTGTTGTACGACTATGGAGACAGAAGCAAAGCTTCCATTGAAGCTCACCCGTGGCTGAAACACTAA
- the SNRNP35 gene encoding U11/U12 small nuclear ribonucleoprotein 35 kDa protein: MADWAPIAKEYDPLKAGSIDGTDEEPHDRAIWRAMLARYIPNKGVTGDPHLTLFVARLNLQTTEEKLKEVFSRYGDIRKIRLVRDLVTGFSKGYAFIEYKEERALLKAHRDANRLVIDQHEIFVDFELERTLKGWIPRRLGGGFGGKKESGQLRFGGRDRPFRKPINLPNIKNDFYGEGSSEKRNWSREGTRDWRTRDRDHERSRDKRWPERERSWAWGDSERERDSKEERSRGRERKDRDRKDRDRDRSRDRDTRKQRDDDKHR, translated from the coding sequence ATGGCTGACTGGGCCCCCATAGCCAAGGAGTACGACCCCCTCAAGGCTGGCAGCATCGATGGCACGGACGAGGAGCCCCACGACCGGGCCATATGGCGGGCAATGCTGGCACGGTACATACCCAACAAGGGCGTCACGGGAGATCCTCACCTCACCCTCTTCGTGGCAAGGCTCAACCTTCAGACTacagaagagaaattaaaagagGTTTTTTCCCGCTATGGAGACATCAGGAAGATCCGTCTGGTTCGAGACCTGGTCACGGGATTTTCCAAGGGTTATGCGTTTATTGAGTACAAAGAGGAGCGCGCGCTCCTCAAGGCTCACAGAGATGCCAACAGGCTCGTCATCGACCAACATGAGATCTTTGTGGACTTTGAACTGGAAAGAACTCTCAAAGGATGGATTCCCCGGAGGCTTGGGGGTGGGTTTGGAGGCAAAAAAGAATCTGGGCAGCTGCGGTTTGGAGGACGGGACAGACCTTTCCGAAAGCCCATCAATTTGCCAAACATAAAAAATGATTTCTACGGAGAAGGATcatcagagaaaagaaactgGTCTCGTGAGGGAACGAGGGACTGGAGAACGAGGGACCGGGACCACgagaggagcagggacaaaCGCTGGCCAGAAAGGGAGAGGTCGTGGGCTTGGGGTGacagtgagagagagagagactccaaagaggagaggagcagggggagggaaaggaaggatagagacaggaaggacagggataGAGACcggagcagggacagagataCCAGGAAGCAAAGAGATGATGATAAGCACAGATAG